The following are encoded in a window of Caldicellulosiruptor danielii genomic DNA:
- a CDS encoding uroporphyrinogen decarboxylase family protein — translation MDLSKFDVKKFWEENDFCRLNFDKKTRIPIHFWLDDHFLFELLGPFSTVDYYSDKSYRLQIHKNANDILERELGRRFYSEEELDPPEPVRFEVVMGSKVVISEGGTPWLEPAIGSLDEIKSFIEKMERIDVKKVITPELLKAKEDYENLTGRKLRWGHMTRGPATIATSLLGTTNLCMLLMDEPELMDEFFKILKEKLVEYIKNLRSYCEVEYNGIAINDDNCFLFSPKLYERYCAPILESLFKNFAPRENDTRYQHSDSNMQHLIPILNELGVNSVNFGPEIHPATIRKLMPHALIYGQMPPFVLRNGSAEEIIEYVKRDMQVLKEDGNFIETPAGSVASGTPLENIKIYMWAVQEFGKI, via the coding sequence GTGGACTTATCTAAATTTGATGTAAAAAAATTTTGGGAAGAAAATGATTTTTGCCGGTTGAATTTTGACAAAAAGACAAGGATTCCTATACACTTTTGGCTTGACGACCATTTTTTGTTTGAGCTACTTGGTCCTTTTTCAACAGTTGATTATTACTCTGACAAATCATACAGGCTTCAAATTCATAAAAATGCTAATGATATTTTGGAAAGAGAACTTGGAAGGAGATTTTATTCAGAAGAAGAGCTTGACCCTCCAGAGCCAGTAAGATTTGAGGTTGTAATGGGTTCAAAGGTTGTGATATCAGAAGGTGGAACGCCTTGGCTTGAGCCGGCAATTGGAAGTTTAGATGAGATAAAAAGCTTTATAGAAAAGATGGAGAGGATTGACGTAAAAAAGGTTATTACACCTGAACTTTTGAAGGCAAAAGAAGATTACGAGAATCTAACTGGCAGGAAACTAAGATGGGGTCATATGACAAGAGGACCTGCTACAATTGCAACAAGTTTATTGGGCACAACAAATCTTTGTATGTTACTCATGGATGAGCCAGAGCTTATGGATGAGTTTTTTAAAATATTAAAGGAAAAACTTGTGGAGTATATAAAGAATTTAAGAAGTTATTGTGAAGTTGAATATAACGGAATTGCAATTAATGATGATAACTGCTTTTTGTTTTCGCCCAAGCTTTATGAAAGATACTGTGCACCCATCTTAGAGAGTTTGTTTAAAAACTTCGCGCCAAGAGAAAATGACACGCGCTATCAACATTCTGATAGCAATATGCAGCACCTAATACCAATTTTAAATGAACTTGGTGTAAACAGCGTTAATTTTGGACCTGAAATTCACCCTGCTACCATAAGAAAACTCATGCCACATGCATTGATTTATGGGCAGATGCCACCATTTGTGTTAAGAAACGGAAGCGCAGAAGAAATTATTGAATATGTAAAGAGAGATATGCAAGTTTTAAAAGAAGATGGAAACTTTATCGAAACACCTGCAGGTTCTGTTGCTTCAGGTACTCCTCTTGAGAATATCAAAATATACATGTGGGCTGTTCAAGAATTTGGGAAAATATAG
- a CDS encoding ABC transporter substrate-binding protein produces MKFVRKISVVVALVFIISAVLTGIVPVSSQKVEGASKKVVTFTMFSADATVQYHPDIFSTAIGQEITKKTGVRLKIEHFVGMDQATKISLMLASGDLPDLVYGSGEHKQFIQNKALVPLDNYIEKYGQWTKKAYSSADLKKLRQADGHIYFLSYTRGEVSPSSMGEGLYVMIDMLQKNNWPRLKYWEDLVPMLRNYVKKYPKYKGMPVIGMSAITEGARFYVIQDPATGLNGLIADTVQVDPKTYKASYDPAGIGMYKAYKALNALWNEGLFDKEAFVQTYDQWAAKVAQGRVVTSWGRSWHFNTAFNTLRKNNEDDRILVPFGIVFKGVKKSRYVMLQSIGTRDGVSITKKCKDPVRAFQFLDQLLNPEVQKLMFWGIKGRDYLVDKKGKMYRTQAMIDKARDPVYQKQEGLGYWNIYPRWQLKLPDGNYVKPELDPNIAYMQWAPAQKKVLDAYKAKTFVEPPFADEPESPPWGYAWEINIPPEKQKEIQVPLNIANDLARKYIPMLIMAPKGKYDEIWNKYKAEVRAKINTKPIEEFYTQEMRQRMADWYGIKVK; encoded by the coding sequence TTGAAATTTGTAAGAAAAATCTCAGTTGTGGTAGCACTTGTTTTCATTATCTCTGCGGTGCTGACTGGGATTGTACCTGTATCTTCCCAGAAGGTTGAAGGTGCATCAAAAAAGGTTGTAACATTTACAATGTTTAGTGCAGATGCAACAGTACAATATCACCCAGATATCTTTAGCACTGCTATTGGTCAGGAAATTACTAAAAAGACTGGTGTGAGACTAAAAATCGAACACTTTGTAGGAATGGACCAAGCAACAAAAATATCGCTTATGCTTGCCTCTGGAGACTTGCCAGACCTTGTGTATGGTAGCGGTGAACACAAACAGTTTATTCAGAACAAGGCATTGGTTCCTCTGGACAATTATATTGAAAAATATGGGCAGTGGACAAAGAAGGCTTATTCTTCTGCTGATTTGAAAAAATTGCGCCAGGCAGATGGACACATTTACTTCTTGAGCTACACAAGAGGAGAAGTTTCACCGAGCTCTATGGGCGAAGGTTTATATGTAATGATTGATATGCTACAAAAGAATAATTGGCCAAGGTTAAAGTACTGGGAAGATTTAGTACCAATGCTCAGAAACTATGTCAAGAAATATCCAAAGTATAAAGGCATGCCTGTAATAGGTATGTCGGCAATTACAGAAGGTGCAAGATTTTATGTAATTCAAGACCCGGCTACAGGGTTGAATGGTTTGATTGCAGATACAGTCCAAGTTGACCCCAAGACATATAAAGCAAGCTATGACCCTGCAGGAATAGGAATGTATAAAGCATACAAAGCGTTAAATGCTCTCTGGAATGAAGGTCTTTTTGATAAAGAAGCTTTTGTTCAAACGTATGACCAATGGGCAGCAAAAGTTGCTCAAGGTAGAGTTGTAACAAGCTGGGGAAGGTCATGGCATTTCAACACAGCATTCAATACTTTAAGAAAGAACAATGAAGACGATAGAATCCTTGTTCCATTTGGTATTGTATTCAAAGGTGTTAAAAAGTCAAGATATGTTATGCTTCAGTCAATCGGAACGCGAGATGGAGTAAGTATTACAAAGAAATGTAAAGACCCTGTAAGAGCGTTCCAGTTTTTAGACCAGCTTCTGAATCCAGAAGTACAAAAACTTATGTTCTGGGGTATTAAAGGAAGGGACTATCTTGTTGATAAGAAAGGCAAAATGTACAGAACTCAAGCTATGATCGACAAAGCAAGAGATCCTGTTTATCAGAAACAGGAAGGACTTGGCTACTGGAACATTTATCCAAGATGGCAGCTGAAACTTCCAGATGGAAACTATGTAAAACCTGAGCTTGATCCTAACATAGCATATATGCAATGGGCACCCGCGCAAAAGAAAGTTCTTGATGCTTATAAGGCAAAAACCTTTGTTGAGCCGCCATTTGCAGATGAACCTGAATCTCCACCTTGGGGATATGCTTGGGAAATTAACATTCCACCAGAAAAGCAAAAAGAAATTCAAGTACCACTCAATATTGCTAACGACCTTGCAAGAAAGTATATACCAATGCTTATAATGGCTCCAAAAGGCAAATATGATGAGATATGGAACAAATATAAGGCAGAAGTTAGAGCAAAGATAAACACAAAGCCAATTGAAGAATTCTATACACAAGAAATGAGACAGAGAATGGCAGATTGGTATGGAATTAAAGTTAAGTAA
- a CDS encoding ABC transporter permease produces the protein MDAVYYTESKKTFWQKVKEQKELVLMIFPFVLYVILFHYIPLWWWVIAFKEYRPFQGVWGSEWVGLQQFKDLFSDSGFWLAMRNTLVISFLKLITSFAAAITLALMLNEVKNMLFKRTIQTISYLPHFVSWVVAASIVISVLSPESGILNQILMSLKIIKQPIVWMGEGHYFWWILALSNVWKETGWNAIVYLAAMTSIDPELYDAASVDGCGRLQKIRYVTLPGIAPTISMLLILNVGWLLNAGFEQVLLLRNPLVQDYSQILDTYVLDYGITMYRYSYATAAGMFKSVVSIFLVLLANKIAAKLNASTVV, from the coding sequence TTGGACGCAGTATATTACACCGAGTCGAAAAAAACTTTTTGGCAGAAGGTAAAGGAGCAAAAAGAATTAGTTTTAATGATATTCCCATTTGTACTGTATGTTATACTGTTTCACTACATACCTCTTTGGTGGTGGGTCATTGCATTTAAAGAATACAGGCCTTTCCAAGGTGTTTGGGGTTCAGAGTGGGTAGGCCTGCAACAATTTAAAGATTTATTTAGTGATTCTGGTTTTTGGCTTGCTATGAGAAATACACTTGTAATAAGCTTTTTGAAATTAATTACTTCTTTTGCAGCAGCGATAACTCTTGCACTTATGTTAAACGAAGTAAAGAATATGTTATTTAAAAGAACTATTCAAACAATTTCATATCTTCCCCACTTTGTTTCTTGGGTTGTGGCGGCAAGTATTGTCATAAGTGTGCTTTCACCTGAATCTGGTATACTCAACCAAATTTTAATGTCACTTAAAATAATAAAACAACCAATCGTTTGGATGGGTGAAGGACATTATTTCTGGTGGATATTGGCTCTCTCAAATGTTTGGAAGGAAACAGGATGGAATGCTATAGTGTATTTGGCTGCAATGACAAGTATTGACCCGGAACTTTATGATGCTGCGAGTGTAGATGGTTGTGGAAGATTGCAAAAGATAAGGTATGTAACACTTCCGGGAATTGCACCGACAATTAGCATGCTTCTTATTCTCAATGTTGGTTGGCTTTTGAATGCTGGTTTTGAACAGGTTCTTTTGCTCAGAAACCCGCTTGTTCAGGATTACTCTCAAATTCTTGACACATACGTTCTTGACTATGGTATTACAATGTACAGATATTCATATGCTACAGCTGCTGGTATGTTTAAGAGTGTTGTAAGTATATTTCTTGTTTTATTAGCAAACAAGATTGCTGCAAAGTTGAATGCATCCACTGTGGTATAG
- a CDS encoding carbohydrate ABC transporter permease, which yields MLKKKTAEDIIVDLVVYISLIFVGIVTLYPFLNVLAISFNDALDTVRGGIYIWPRKWTLKNYEIIVSNPQIYNAALVSVARTVLGTVLGIICTMFVAYPLSRKDFVLRRPFSAIMVLTMYFGAGLIPTYLLYRSLGLLNTFWVYIVPALLGMFNVVVVRSYIESLPSSLIESAKIDGASEFRILWQIIFPLTLPAIATIALFIGVGHWNSWFDVYIFNSQRPDLSTLQYELQKILASVSMQVGRNPDYQMGAMAETQQVTPNSVRASMTIVATAPIIMVYPFLQRYFVKGLTLGSVKGE from the coding sequence ATGTTAAAGAAAAAAACAGCCGAGGATATTATTGTTGACTTGGTTGTTTATATAAGTTTAATTTTTGTTGGTATTGTTACTTTATATCCTTTTTTGAACGTTCTTGCAATTTCGTTTAATGATGCTCTTGACACAGTTCGAGGTGGAATTTATATCTGGCCAAGAAAGTGGACTTTAAAGAACTATGAAATTATTGTTAGTAATCCACAGATTTATAATGCAGCCTTAGTATCTGTTGCAAGAACAGTTCTTGGTACAGTGCTGGGTATTATTTGCACAATGTTTGTTGCTTATCCTCTTTCACGAAAAGATTTTGTATTAAGACGCCCGTTTTCTGCAATAATGGTTTTGACCATGTATTTTGGAGCAGGTTTAATTCCCACCTACTTATTGTATAGATCATTGGGACTTTTAAACACATTTTGGGTTTATATTGTACCAGCCCTTTTAGGAATGTTTAATGTGGTTGTGGTAAGAAGCTATATAGAGTCGCTTCCTTCAAGTTTAATTGAATCTGCTAAGATTGATGGAGCAAGTGAATTTAGAATTTTGTGGCAGATAATCTTTCCGCTTACACTGCCGGCAATTGCGACAATAGCACTTTTTATAGGAGTTGGCCATTGGAATTCGTGGTTTGATGTATATATCTTTAATTCACAAAGACCTGACCTGAGTACCCTTCAATATGAGCTTCAAAAAATTCTGGCGTCTGTAAGTATGCAGGTTGGAAGAAATCCTGACTATCAAATGGGAGCAATGGCTGAAACTCAACAGGTTACTCCAAACTCAGTAAGAGCTAGTATGACAATTGTTGCAACAGCTCCGATTATTATGGTATATCCATTCTTGCAGAGATATTTTGTAAAAGGACTTACTCTTGGCAGTGTTAAAGGGGAGTAA
- a CDS encoding sensor histidine kinase, with protein MWWNKVLKKFFKFSKERLLDKLDNLSVRKKLLLVYILCVLIPTIVSHFIFTIFIVKNLQQQKITQIKSAFNILNTNVKRVIDEAILYSNTLYTDDLLNDMLDIDYQGMEDFYSNYVQYLRNRIYQGRNVYSNIARVTIYTNNPTILNSDGYRKLNVQEVKDWYEKVINNQQGIVVIPTSDNSVNGEEGYVSLIRNLNQYEQRSTSTGNNSKYTKIAKIDIYLSSFFNSINFEVFGGEIYLLESNNRIIAAHTYNNLIFTKPFVKFEASKFVPKGSYVFVNNLDITLLSGWKLVGVFSRSYMMGEIYRAIEFILLISLLSLIFATFLIRLITSSISNRLELLERHIRKVKKQRFEILTCKEGNDEIGNLIREFNNMTVRLKELIEKEMLSEIQKKTLEVEKKQAEINALQSQINPHFLFNTLDSIRMRSVLKNELETAEIIKYLTRTLRRLIYWGNDITTVQEEINFVEDFLKIQQYRFGEKLTYEIFVEEDAKNCLIPKMTIQPLVENACIHGIEEKEDDGKVTVRVKKEGIKLMIEVADNGIGMDEKKLEELYANINNPLYDKSIGLKNVYRRLMLYYNDNAEFYIESSIKKGTKVIIKLPLELPAFAYKI; from the coding sequence TTGTGGTGGAACAAAGTGTTAAAAAAATTTTTTAAATTTTCAAAAGAAAGGCTACTTGATAAATTAGATAATCTTTCTGTCCGAAAGAAGTTACTACTTGTATATATTCTTTGTGTTTTAATCCCCACAATAGTGAGCCATTTTATTTTTACCATTTTCATTGTAAAGAATCTTCAGCAGCAGAAAATAACTCAGATAAAGAGTGCCTTTAATATCTTAAATACAAATGTGAAAAGGGTTATTGATGAAGCTATATTGTACTCAAATACATTGTATACCGATGATTTGCTCAACGATATGCTTGACATTGATTATCAGGGAATGGAAGATTTTTACTCAAATTATGTTCAGTACTTAAGAAATAGGATATACCAGGGTAGAAATGTGTATTCGAATATTGCTCGCGTTACAATATATACAAATAATCCCACAATTTTGAACAGTGATGGTTATAGAAAACTAAATGTTCAAGAAGTGAAGGATTGGTATGAAAAAGTAATTAATAATCAACAGGGGATAGTCGTAATACCTACCAGCGACAATAGTGTAAATGGAGAAGAAGGATATGTGTCACTGATAAGAAATCTCAATCAATACGAGCAAAGAAGCACGTCAACAGGGAACAATAGCAAATATACCAAAATAGCCAAAATTGATATTTATCTTTCAAGCTTTTTCAATTCCATAAATTTTGAGGTATTTGGTGGAGAGATTTACTTGCTGGAAAGCAACAACAGAATAATTGCAGCCCATACATACAATAATCTAATTTTCACTAAGCCGTTTGTGAAATTTGAAGCGAGTAAATTTGTACCAAAAGGGTCGTACGTATTTGTAAATAATCTGGATATAACTCTTTTGAGTGGCTGGAAACTGGTGGGTGTATTTTCGCGTTCGTATATGATGGGCGAAATATACCGAGCTATAGAGTTTATATTACTTATTTCGCTTTTGAGCTTGATATTTGCAACCTTTTTGATAAGGCTTATTACTTCTTCCATATCAAATAGATTAGAGCTTTTGGAAAGGCACATAAGAAAGGTTAAAAAGCAGCGCTTCGAGATTCTGACATGCAAGGAAGGGAACGATGAGATTGGCAACCTGATAAGGGAATTTAACAATATGACAGTAAGACTCAAGGAACTGATAGAAAAGGAAATGCTTTCTGAAATTCAAAAGAAGACACTTGAAGTAGAAAAGAAACAGGCAGAAATAAATGCTTTGCAAAGTCAAATAAATCCACATTTCCTTTTCAATACACTGGATTCTATAAGAATGCGCTCTGTTTTAAAAAATGAACTGGAGACAGCTGAAATTATTAAGTACTTGACAAGGACTTTAAGAAGACTTATTTATTGGGGAAATGATATAACCACAGTTCAGGAAGAAATCAATTTTGTAGAAGATTTTTTGAAAATACAGCAATACAGATTTGGTGAAAAGTTGACATACGAAATATTTGTAGAAGAAGATGCTAAAAACTGTTTAATTCCCAAGATGACAATTCAGCCGCTTGTTGAAAATGCATGTATACATGGTATAGAGGAAAAAGAAGATGATGGCAAAGTAACGGTTAGAGTAAAAAAAGAGGGTATAAAATTAATGATAGAAGTTGCTGACAACGGGATAGGGATGGACGAGAAAAAACTTGAAGAGCTTTATGCTAATATTAACAATCCATTATATGATAAAAGTATTGGACTTAAAAATGTTTACAGAAGATTGATGCTGTATTACAACGACAATGCTGAGTTTTATATTGAAAGTTCTATCAAAAAAGGCACAAAGGTTATTATCAAACTTCCTTTAGAGTTGCCAGCATTTGCTTATAAAATATAG
- a CDS encoding response regulator transcription factor, producing MIKILLVEDEIFMRKGIIKLIDWERLGFEIAYEAGNGQEALDILKSEKVDVIITDIKMPVMDGIELIKRVSGEFDNKPAIIIISGYNEFEFAKAAIKYGVNDYLLKPIDENELIQTLERIKMRISSEKEDYKKKELFEYVRRNSAFIKALEIQNDDYLVSCCEDGVKKYFGISKQETFQYEDDLTIYEKLIETEKSVNTKYSSRGIEIKCYWDSYFNLLFIVNTIQGYKKNSLVKQVFEEIRSILNLQTIIMQEYAFAQKIHTLYQQLLRKFNFAQFYEKSGVIEASEIGEFEHYLEDKKLSKELIRLIEEKRFEDINIKLSRFFNECQNSKISPEVIKGYILFAVLEIIDYFEVYQLFETDSIKFIFRTDIQKSKFISKVMEILDQVINCIDQNSKFNGSSFMKKIELFIKENYNRDITIKSIAQQFYINPIYLGRMFKKHFNMPFNKYLHLVRIENAKRLLLKTDKKIYEIAKEVGYSDPDYFALKFEEYVGKSPSKFRNSISINED from the coding sequence ATGATAAAAATTCTTTTGGTAGAAGATGAAATTTTCATGAGAAAGGGTATTATCAAGCTCATTGATTGGGAAAGACTTGGATTTGAAATTGCATATGAAGCGGGAAATGGTCAGGAAGCCCTTGATATCCTCAAAAGTGAGAAGGTGGATGTGATAATAACCGATATAAAAATGCCAGTAATGGACGGAATTGAGCTAATAAAAAGAGTTTCAGGGGAGTTTGATAACAAGCCAGCAATAATAATTATCAGTGGATACAATGAGTTTGAATTTGCAAAGGCAGCTATAAAGTATGGTGTAAATGATTATCTATTAAAACCTATAGATGAGAATGAGCTAATTCAAACCTTAGAGAGGATAAAAATGAGGATATCAAGCGAAAAGGAAGACTATAAAAAGAAAGAATTATTTGAATATGTGAGGAGGAACTCAGCCTTTATAAAAGCTCTTGAGATACAAAATGATGATTATCTTGTAAGCTGTTGTGAAGATGGAGTAAAAAAATATTTTGGAATTTCAAAACAAGAAACTTTTCAATATGAAGACGATTTAACTATTTACGAAAAATTAATAGAAACAGAAAAAAGTGTAAATACTAAGTATTCGAGTAGAGGTATAGAGATAAAGTGTTATTGGGATAGTTACTTTAATTTACTTTTTATAGTAAACACCATTCAAGGGTATAAGAAAAATAGTTTAGTTAAACAGGTTTTTGAGGAGATAAGAAGCATATTAAATTTGCAGACAATAATTATGCAGGAGTATGCTTTTGCACAAAAGATACATACATTGTATCAACAGCTTTTGAGAAAATTTAACTTTGCCCAATTTTATGAAAAGAGTGGTGTAATTGAGGCATCAGAGATAGGGGAATTTGAACATTACCTTGAGGATAAAAAACTTTCAAAAGAGCTGATAAGACTAATTGAAGAAAAGCGATTTGAAGATATAAATATAAAACTTTCAAGATTTTTTAATGAATGCCAGAACAGTAAAATATCGCCAGAAGTGATAAAAGGCTATATTCTCTTTGCTGTGCTTGAAATAATAGATTACTTTGAAGTATACCAGTTATTCGAAACTGATAGTATAAAGTTTATATTTAGAACAGATATACAGAAAAGCAAATTCATTTCCAAAGTTATGGAAATTTTAGACCAGGTGATAAATTGCATTGACCAAAATTCTAAATTTAATGGCTCGAGCTTTATGAAGAAAATAGAGTTGTTTATAAAAGAAAACTACAACAGAGACATAACAATAAAAAGTATAGCTCAACAGTTTTATATTAATCCCATATATCTTGGAAGAATGTTCAAAAAACATTTTAATATGCCGTTTAACAAGTATTTACATTTAGTACGTATTGAGAATGCAAAAAGATTACTTTTAAAAACTGATAAAAAAATTTATGAAATAGCAAAGGAAGTGGGTTATAGTGACCCTGACTATTTTGCATTAAAATTTGAAGAATATGTAGGGAAAAGTCCTTCCAAATTTAGGAATTCTATATCTATCAATGAAGATTAA
- a CDS encoding alpha-glucuronidase family glycosyl hydrolase: MILSNSSNPKYSMCWLSYKPIEKKEYVQEVEKFLGQIVLLEKNIYFQNAGNELKIALGALFGTEPRLSNAENLYMDSGIILSKVTNEKLSIFITEVEKEAVGEEGFLIKVVDENKKKYIIVASKSEKGIIYGTFHLINKFRLKTGLKELNCIENPKAPLRIINQWDNMDGSIERGYAGKSIFFANGRIKRNYKRIWDYARLLASIGINGVVVNNVNVRDKAIWLITPKYLNDLSKIAEIFRLYGIKLYLSINFASPIYIGGLDTADPLDKNVQNWWKDTVQTIYSYIPDFGGFLVKADSEFNPGPYVYDRTHADGANMLAEALLPYSGIVIWRAFVYNCLQDWRDTKTDRAKAAYDNFKPLDGKFLDNVILQIKYGPMDFQVREPVSPLFGAMEKTNQMIEFQITQEYTGQQIHLCYLGTLWKEILEFDTYCKGKGSYVKKIVDGSLLGMKYAGFAGVSNIGDSINWTGHDLAQANLWTFGKLAWDPDIEIEDIAREWTILTFGDDKKVVDNILWMLLNSHAIYEKYTTPLGLGWMVNPGHHYGPNPEGYEYSKWGTYHRADTKAIGVDRTSRGTGYTLQYHKPWQEIFDDINKCPEELLLFFHRVPYDFRLKNGKTLIQFMYDSHFEGAEMVDELIEKWEELRGKIDGKIFNRVYERLKMQKEHAIEWRDVINTYFYRKTGIPDEKGRVIYP, from the coding sequence ATGATTTTATCAAATAGCAGTAACCCAAAATATTCTATGTGTTGGCTCTCTTATAAACCTATAGAGAAGAAAGAATATGTCCAGGAAGTTGAAAAATTTTTAGGACAGATAGTGTTGTTAGAGAAGAATATATATTTTCAAAATGCAGGAAATGAGCTTAAAATAGCTTTAGGTGCTCTGTTTGGAACTGAACCGAGACTCAGCAATGCTGAGAATCTTTATATGGACAGTGGAATTATTCTAAGTAAAGTGACAAATGAAAAACTTAGCATTTTTATAACCGAGGTTGAAAAGGAAGCAGTGGGAGAGGAAGGATTTTTAATAAAAGTTGTAGATGAAAATAAGAAAAAATACATTATTGTTGCATCAAAAAGTGAAAAAGGAATAATATATGGGACATTTCATTTGATAAACAAGTTTAGACTTAAAACAGGATTAAAAGAACTCAATTGTATAGAAAATCCAAAGGCACCACTGCGAATTATTAATCAATGGGATAATATGGATGGAAGTATTGAAAGAGGATATGCAGGCAAATCCATATTTTTTGCGAATGGGAGAATAAAACGCAATTATAAACGTATATGGGATTATGCAAGGCTTCTTGCCTCAATTGGAATAAATGGTGTTGTGGTAAATAATGTAAATGTAAGAGATAAAGCCATATGGTTGATAACACCCAAATATTTAAATGACCTTTCAAAAATAGCAGAAATATTCAGACTCTATGGAATAAAACTTTATCTTAGCATAAACTTTGCAAGTCCAATTTACATTGGAGGTCTTGACACTGCAGATCCACTTGATAAAAACGTACAAAATTGGTGGAAGGATACTGTACAAACTATTTACAGCTACATTCCAGACTTTGGTGGATTTTTGGTAAAAGCCGACTCTGAATTCAATCCAGGACCTTATGTATATGATAGAACACATGCAGATGGGGCAAACATGCTGGCAGAGGCACTCTTACCTTATAGTGGGATTGTCATCTGGCGTGCATTTGTTTACAACTGCCTGCAGGATTGGAGAGATACGAAGACAGACAGAGCAAAGGCTGCATATGACAATTTTAAACCACTTGATGGGAAATTTCTTGATAATGTCATTTTACAGATAAAATATGGACCGATGGATTTTCAGGTAAGGGAACCTGTCTCACCTCTTTTTGGCGCTATGGAAAAGACAAACCAGATGATAGAGTTTCAAATAACACAAGAATACACAGGGCAGCAAATTCATCTGTGCTATTTGGGGACGCTCTGGAAAGAAATTTTAGAGTTTGACACATATTGCAAGGGAAAAGGTTCATATGTAAAGAAAATAGTGGATGGAAGCCTATTAGGAATGAAATATGCAGGATTTGCAGGTGTTTCAAACATTGGGGATAGCATCAACTGGACAGGTCATGACCTTGCTCAGGCAAATCTGTGGACGTTTGGGAAACTTGCGTGGGACCCCGACATAGAGATTGAGGATATAGCAAGAGAGTGGACCATTTTAACATTTGGAGACGACAAAAAAGTGGTTGACAACATTTTATGGATGCTTCTTAATTCTCACGCCATTTACGAAAAATATACAACGCCGCTTGGGCTTGGCTGGATGGTAAATCCGGGTCATCACTACGGTCCAAACCCAGAAGGGTATGAGTATTCGAAGTGGGGAACGTATCACCGAGCAGACACAAAGGCAATTGGGGTTGACAGAACTTCAAGAGGAACAGGTTATACATTGCAGTATCACAAGCCCTGGCAGGAAATATTCGATGATATAAATAAATGTCCTGAAGAACTTCTTCTATTTTTCCACAGAGTGCCATATGATTTTAGGCTGAAAAATGGGAAGACACTAATACAGTTTATGTATGACTCTCACTTTGAAGGAGCTGAGATGGTAGACGAACTTATAGAAAAGTGGGAAGAACTGAGAGGAAAGATTGATGGAAAAATTTTCAACAGAGTATATGAGAGATTAAAGATGCAAAAAGAGCATGCAATAGAATGGAGAGATGTTATCAACACATATTTTTATAGAAAGACAGGAATACCTGATGAAAAGGGAAGAGTAATATATCCATAA